Proteins from a single region of Styela clava chromosome 1, kaStyClav1.hap1.2, whole genome shotgun sequence:
- the LOC120338996 gene encoding uncharacterized protein LOC120338996 isoform X2, with translation MSADSANDFFWQAMSSSDSNGDLQLQRTAFDNFVSQGNEDSSQMQLHIQSESSPSPTSIIATSGENANNNNRLSTSSSPTSQQALYTTVNADAGSPTNTQQGLLPYGVINPDAIIPQSRSYTCRICQVTFPNKSAVTVHSRIHTDHEGKPYRCSFCGKGFSTNFYLKQHERIHNGQKPYKCPMCEHSFKQLSHVQQHVRTHTGVRPYKCHWPDCGKAFLQQSHLKSHVERHSPNLKAHVARHAPKTQKRKSSNDTKIQQEPEIPVVENQVHKENIEDNMDPGCFSLVSMPPDVIGQAAAAANIVPVPVHYESICPFLCPGCSKLYVREATFKKHLEECKTKLQLSISATAAALGIDPPPLPPPNSQSSPGFQSNTEIVVMPMDVNLNNEAAPPAPKKSRKNQKPRSVAKIELQQQQQFVDQTEQQEQILVEMPLDVNLDHCSPQLTEGSLGDNNVKQEVLGIPLDGSTTGDVMLKLPQQALSVAASANDNSNDANGVNQFFSSVAYNQIQNTSQFLDNNLFTNQQLVTSSSPLNLPIVTSQPLTSSQSIMLSGASVVGDGNIIIETFPKGGATGAGHTTINQAALKWQWDQPRMNFP, from the exons gATTCATCACAAATGCAACTTCACATTCAATCGGAGTCCTCTCCATCACCTACGTCAATAATTGCAACAAGCGGAGAAAATGCCAATAACAATAATAG GTTGAGTACGTCAAGTAGTCCAACCAGCCAACAAGCTTTGTATACCACGGTAAACGCAGATGCTGGTAGTCCAACCAATACACAACAAGGCTTGCTGCCATATGGTGTCATAAATCCAGATGCCATCATTCCACAAAGCCGTAGTTACACATGTAGGATATGTCAG GTAACATTTCCGAATAAAAGTGCTGTCACTGTACACTCAAGAATTCACACAGATCATGAAGGAAAGCCATACAG GTGTAGTTTTTGCGGAAAAGGTTTTTCTACCAATTTCTACCTTAAACAACACGAAAGAATCCACAATGGCCAAAAACCTTATAAATGTCCAATGTGCGAACATTCGTTTAAACAACTATCGCACGTACAACAGCATGTTAGAACTCACACGGGAGTGCGACCTTATAAATGTCATTGGCCTGATTGTGGAAAGGCTTTCCTTCAGCAATCTCATCTCAAGAGCCACGTTGAAAGACATTCCCCGAA TCTGAAAGCACACGTCGCGAGACACGCTCCGAAGACCCAGAAGCGAAAGAGCTCAAACGATACGAAAATTCAACAAGAACCAGAAATACCCGTTGTCGAAAATCAG GTTCACAAAGAAAACATTGAAGATAATATGGATCCCGGATGCTTTAGTCTTGTGTCAATGCCTCCTGATGTTATAGGACAAGCTGCAGCCGCAGCAAACATTGTCCCTGTTCCTGTCCATTATGAAAGTATATGTCCTTTCCTTTGCCCGGGCTGCTCAAAACTTTATGTGCGTGAGGCAACTTTTAAAAAGCACTTGGAAGAATGCAAGACAAAATTGCAGTTGTCCATTTCTGCCACAGCTGCCGCTTTAGGTATCGATCCACCCCCATTGCCCCCACCCAATTCCCAATCATCGCCAGGCTTCCAGTCAAATACTGAAATTGTTGTAATGCCTATGGATGTAAACCTTAATAACGAAGCAGCTCCCCCCGCTCCTAAAAAGAGCAGAAAGAACCAGAAACCACGTAGCGTAGCCAAAATAGAACtacaacagcaacaacagttTGTCGACCAGACAGAACAACAGGAACAAATTCTTGTTGAAATGCCTCTGGATGTAAATCTTGATCACTGTAGTCCCCAGCTGACGGAAGGTTCGCTGGGTGACAACAATGTAAAACAAGAAGTATTAGGTATCCCTCTTGACGGCTCTACCACAGGAGATGTTATGCTTAAATTGCCACAGCAAGCCTTGAGTGTTGCCGCCTCAGCGAATGACAATAGTAATGATGCAAACGGAGTAAATCAGTTCTTTTCTTCCGTTGCGTACAACCAGATACAAAACACTTCCCAGTTTCTGGACAATAACCTATTTACCAACCAACAATTAGTGACGTCATCATCTCCTTTAAATCTTCCAATTGTGACTTCTCAGCCCCTCACGTCCTCACAGTCTATTATGCTTTCTGGTGCCTCTGTTGTCGGTGACGGTAATATCATAATTGAAACGTTCCCAAAAGGCGGGGCAACTGGTGCTGGACATACAACTATTAACCAAGCAGCTTTGAAATGGCAATGGGACCAACCTAGGATGAACTTCCCATAA
- the LOC120338996 gene encoding uncharacterized protein LOC120338996 isoform X1, with protein sequence MSADSANDFFWQAMSSSDSNGDLQLQRTAFDNFVSQGNEDSSQMQLHIQSESSPSPTSIIATSGENANNNNRLSTSSSPTSQQALYTTVNADAGSPTNTQQGLLPYGVINPDAIIPQSRSYTCRICQVTFPNKSAVTVHSRIHTDHEGKPYRCSFCGKGFSTNFYLKQHERIHNGQKPYKCPMCEHSFKQLSHVQQHVRTHTGVRPYKCHWPDCGKAFLQQSHLKSHVERHSPKPSNGVRPYKCHWPECGKSFAQISSLKAHVARHAPKTQKRKSSNDTKIQQEPEIPVVENQVHKENIEDNMDPGCFSLVSMPPDVIGQAAAAANIVPVPVHYESICPFLCPGCSKLYVREATFKKHLEECKTKLQLSISATAAALGIDPPPLPPPNSQSSPGFQSNTEIVVMPMDVNLNNEAAPPAPKKSRKNQKPRSVAKIELQQQQQFVDQTEQQEQILVEMPLDVNLDHCSPQLTEGSLGDNNVKQEVLGIPLDGSTTGDVMLKLPQQALSVAASANDNSNDANGVNQFFSSVAYNQIQNTSQFLDNNLFTNQQLVTSSSPLNLPIVTSQPLTSSQSIMLSGASVVGDGNIIIETFPKGGATGAGHTTINQAALKWQWDQPRMNFP encoded by the exons gATTCATCACAAATGCAACTTCACATTCAATCGGAGTCCTCTCCATCACCTACGTCAATAATTGCAACAAGCGGAGAAAATGCCAATAACAATAATAG GTTGAGTACGTCAAGTAGTCCAACCAGCCAACAAGCTTTGTATACCACGGTAAACGCAGATGCTGGTAGTCCAACCAATACACAACAAGGCTTGCTGCCATATGGTGTCATAAATCCAGATGCCATCATTCCACAAAGCCGTAGTTACACATGTAGGATATGTCAG GTAACATTTCCGAATAAAAGTGCTGTCACTGTACACTCAAGAATTCACACAGATCATGAAGGAAAGCCATACAG GTGTAGTTTTTGCGGAAAAGGTTTTTCTACCAATTTCTACCTTAAACAACACGAAAGAATCCACAATGGCCAAAAACCTTATAAATGTCCAATGTGCGAACATTCGTTTAAACAACTATCGCACGTACAACAGCATGTTAGAACTCACACGGGAGTGCGACCTTATAAATGTCATTGGCCTGATTGTGGAAAGGCTTTCCTTCAGCAATCTCATCTCAAGAGCCACGTTGAAAGACATTCCCCGAA ACCTAGCAATGGAGTTCGTCCATACAAATGTCATTGGCCAGAATGTGGCAAATCCTTTGCTCAAATTTCCAGTCTGAAAGCACACGTCGCGAGACACGCTCCGAAGACCCAGAAGCGAAAGAGCTCAAACGATACGAAAATTCAACAAGAACCAGAAATACCCGTTGTCGAAAATCAG GTTCACAAAGAAAACATTGAAGATAATATGGATCCCGGATGCTTTAGTCTTGTGTCAATGCCTCCTGATGTTATAGGACAAGCTGCAGCCGCAGCAAACATTGTCCCTGTTCCTGTCCATTATGAAAGTATATGTCCTTTCCTTTGCCCGGGCTGCTCAAAACTTTATGTGCGTGAGGCAACTTTTAAAAAGCACTTGGAAGAATGCAAGACAAAATTGCAGTTGTCCATTTCTGCCACAGCTGCCGCTTTAGGTATCGATCCACCCCCATTGCCCCCACCCAATTCCCAATCATCGCCAGGCTTCCAGTCAAATACTGAAATTGTTGTAATGCCTATGGATGTAAACCTTAATAACGAAGCAGCTCCCCCCGCTCCTAAAAAGAGCAGAAAGAACCAGAAACCACGTAGCGTAGCCAAAATAGAACtacaacagcaacaacagttTGTCGACCAGACAGAACAACAGGAACAAATTCTTGTTGAAATGCCTCTGGATGTAAATCTTGATCACTGTAGTCCCCAGCTGACGGAAGGTTCGCTGGGTGACAACAATGTAAAACAAGAAGTATTAGGTATCCCTCTTGACGGCTCTACCACAGGAGATGTTATGCTTAAATTGCCACAGCAAGCCTTGAGTGTTGCCGCCTCAGCGAATGACAATAGTAATGATGCAAACGGAGTAAATCAGTTCTTTTCTTCCGTTGCGTACAACCAGATACAAAACACTTCCCAGTTTCTGGACAATAACCTATTTACCAACCAACAATTAGTGACGTCATCATCTCCTTTAAATCTTCCAATTGTGACTTCTCAGCCCCTCACGTCCTCACAGTCTATTATGCTTTCTGGTGCCTCTGTTGTCGGTGACGGTAATATCATAATTGAAACGTTCCCAAAAGGCGGGGCAACTGGTGCTGGACATACAACTATTAACCAAGCAGCTTTGAAATGGCAATGGGACCAACCTAGGATGAACTTCCCATAA